One genomic region from Pseudoduganella lutea encodes:
- a CDS encoding TRAP transporter small permease, with translation MKFLDHLEEWLIASLMGAATFIIFVAVVHRYLSGLPIPWLQDELIQINTSWAQELCIYMFVWMAKFGAAYGVRTGIHVGIDVVINRLSAPWRNKFIVFGLLAGALFTGIVGALGASFVWDIGHTDQTSPDLEVPMWLVYLAVPAGSWLMCFRFLQVMVHFVRTGDLPKHDHAHVEGLDDELGAKA, from the coding sequence ATGAAATTCCTGGACCACCTGGAAGAGTGGCTCATTGCGTCCCTGATGGGCGCGGCCACCTTCATCATCTTCGTGGCGGTGGTGCACCGCTACCTCTCCGGCTTGCCGATTCCCTGGCTGCAGGACGAACTCATCCAGATCAACACGAGCTGGGCGCAGGAGCTGTGCATCTACATGTTCGTGTGGATGGCCAAGTTCGGCGCGGCGTACGGCGTGCGCACCGGCATCCACGTCGGTATCGACGTCGTCATCAACCGCCTGTCCGCGCCGTGGCGCAACAAGTTCATCGTGTTCGGCCTGCTGGCCGGTGCGCTGTTTACCGGCATCGTCGGCGCACTGGGCGCGTCGTTCGTGTGGGACATCGGCCACACCGACCAGACGTCGCCCGATCTCGAGGTGCCGATGTGGCTCGTCTACCTGGCGGTGCCGGCCGGTTCCTGGCTGATGTGCTTCCGCTTCCTGCAGGTGATGGTGCATTTCGTGCGCACGGGCGACTTGCCGAAACACGACCATGCCCATGTCGAAGGCCTCGATGACGAACTGGGAGCCAAGGCATGA
- a CDS encoding TRAP transporter large permease gives MNALIIFTLLLVLMLTGMPISISLGLTVLTFLFTMTEVPIEAVALKLFTGIEKFEIMAIPFFILAGNFLTHGGVARRMINFATSMVGHWHGGLALAGVLACALFAAVSGSSPATVVAIGSIILPAMVKQGFPKRFGAGVITTSGALGILIPPSIVMVMYSVTTNTSVGALFMAGVVPGIMLAFLLGLTTWVLARKRGYPRMRKATWGERLAAFRKSAWGLLLILIVMGGIYTGLFTPTEAAAMAAVYAFIIAVFVYKDLKLRQVGKVLLDSASMSAMLLYIITNAVLFSFLMTSENIPQEMAAWLTAQGLGPVAFLLVVNLILLAAGNFMEPSSIVLIMAPILFPVAVALGINPIHFGILIVVNMEVGMCHPPVGLNLYVASGITKMGISELTVAVMPWLLTMLAFLMLVTFVPEISLWLPRLVYGQV, from the coding sequence ATGAACGCGCTGATCATCTTCACGCTGTTGCTGGTATTGATGCTGACAGGCATGCCCATCTCGATCTCGCTGGGCCTGACAGTGCTGACGTTCCTCTTCACGATGACGGAAGTACCGATCGAGGCGGTGGCGCTGAAACTGTTCACCGGTATCGAAAAGTTCGAGATCATGGCGATCCCGTTCTTCATCCTGGCCGGCAATTTCCTCACGCATGGCGGTGTGGCGCGGCGCATGATCAACTTCGCCACGTCGATGGTCGGGCACTGGCACGGCGGGCTGGCGCTGGCCGGCGTGCTGGCATGCGCGCTGTTCGCGGCCGTGTCCGGCTCCAGCCCGGCCACCGTGGTGGCGATCGGTTCGATCATCCTGCCGGCGATGGTGAAGCAGGGCTTCCCGAAGCGCTTCGGTGCCGGCGTGATCACCACCTCGGGCGCGCTGGGCATCCTCATCCCGCCATCGATCGTGATGGTGATGTATTCGGTCACGACGAACACATCGGTGGGTGCGCTGTTCATGGCCGGCGTGGTGCCGGGCATCATGCTGGCCTTCCTGCTGGGGCTGACGACGTGGGTGCTGGCCAGGAAGCGCGGCTATCCGCGCATGCGCAAGGCGACGTGGGGCGAGCGGCTGGCGGCGTTTCGCAAGAGTGCATGGGGGCTGCTGCTGATCCTGATCGTCATGGGCGGCATCTACACGGGCCTCTTTACCCCAACCGAAGCGGCGGCGATGGCGGCCGTGTACGCATTCATCATCGCCGTGTTCGTCTACAAGGATCTGAAACTGCGCCAGGTCGGCAAGGTGCTGCTCGACTCGGCGTCGATGTCGGCGATGCTGCTGTACATCATCACGAATGCCGTGCTGTTCTCGTTCCTGATGACGAGCGAAAACATTCCACAGGAAATGGCGGCCTGGCTGACGGCACAGGGATTGGGGCCGGTGGCGTTCCTGCTAGTGGTCAACCTGATCCTGCTGGCGGCGGGCAACTTCATGGAACCGTCGTCGATCGTGCTGATCATGGCGCCAATCCTGTTCCCGGTCGCGGTGGCGCTGGGTATCAATCCGATCCATTTCGGCATCCTGATCGTGGTCAACATGGAAGTGGGAATGTGCCATCCGCCGGTGGGGTTGAACCTGTACGTGGCCTCCGGCATCACGAAGATGGGCATTTCGGAGCTGACCGTGGCCGTCATGCCATGGCTGCTCACCATGCTGGCTTTCCTGATGCTGGTGACATTCGTGCCAGAAATTTCGCTATGGCTGCCACGGCTGGTCTATGGGCAAGTGTGA
- a CDS encoding methylated-DNA--[protein]-cysteine S-methyltransferase, whose amino-acid sequence MTQIQQAGELFAAIVSTPFGALGIRTGGAIVSELVYLPASFAAKAPTDGLAERVARQVERYCLDPDFTFDLPLAQVGSPFQRKVWEAIQAIPRGEVRTYGEIARFVGSMPRAVGQACGANYFPLVIPCHRVTGAQGLGGFAGSDDRNGFTLDVKRWLLAHEGHREYAWQQTTLL is encoded by the coding sequence GTGACGCAAATACAACAAGCTGGCGAGCTGTTCGCTGCGATCGTTTCCACGCCCTTCGGGGCGCTCGGCATCCGCACCGGCGGCGCCATCGTCAGCGAACTGGTTTACCTGCCGGCCAGCTTTGCCGCGAAGGCGCCGACCGATGGCCTGGCCGAGCGCGTCGCACGGCAGGTGGAGCGTTATTGCCTGGACCCCGATTTCACGTTCGACCTGCCGCTGGCGCAGGTGGGCAGTCCGTTCCAGCGCAAGGTGTGGGAAGCGATCCAGGCGATTCCGCGCGGCGAGGTGCGCACGTATGGCGAGATCGCCCGGTTCGTCGGCTCGATGCCGCGCGCGGTGGGCCAGGCATGCGGTGCCAATTATTTTCCCCTGGTGATTCCCTGCCACCGCGTGACGGGCGCGCAGGGCCTGGGCGGCTTTGCCGGCAGCGACGATCGCAACGGCTTTACACTGGACGTCAAGCGCTGGCTGCTGGCACACGAAGGGCATCGCGAGTACGCATGGCAGCAAACGACCCTGCTCTGA